The following proteins are co-located in the Deltaproteobacteria bacterium genome:
- a CDS encoding Tm-1-like ATP-binding domain-containing protein, which yields MERKKEGNLMAGKTIAVVATLDTKGRETAFLKQLIEARGHRVLLLDTNTGGEPSIPADISAGEIAKSAGGDIEEIRRSKDTHKASSIMVEGASKIVNDLLERGELHGIISFGGASNTAMGTSIMKSLPFGIPKLMVSSTAAMPAYAGGYFGTKDITILHSVVDIAGLNPLVRDILKRGAGAICGMVEEGKGFTSLGGDVREKPLVALTEFKFSEKCCSLIRKLLPEHGFEVIPFHAQGISDQAMEELIGEGLFKGVMDIVPAGVAEELLGGNRAAGPNRLERAGEMGIPQIVTPCGFEMLSCGPLERGEKNDPLWISRNIKERKSFIPDPFRVQARTTAEELQEIARAVAEKLNRAKGPVAFLIPRRGWSSLSEEGRPLHDPETDRVFVEELKEKLNREIPVIEVDVPLNSPEFAEEAVKWFLKLTGEK from the coding sequence ATGGAGCGGAAAAAGGAGGGAAATCTCATGGCGGGGAAAACCATAGCCGTCGTTGCCACCCTGGACACCAAGGGCCGGGAGACGGCCTTTCTGAAGCAACTGATAGAAGCGAGAGGACATCGGGTGCTGCTGCTGGACACGAACACCGGGGGCGAGCCGTCAATCCCCGCCGATATATCGGCTGGGGAGATCGCCAAGAGCGCCGGGGGAGACATAGAAGAGATCAGGAGATCGAAGGACACCCACAAGGCCTCATCGATCATGGTCGAAGGGGCCTCCAAGATCGTAAACGACCTTCTCGAAAGGGGCGAACTTCACGGGATTATTTCCTTCGGCGGGGCCAGCAACACCGCCATGGGAACATCCATCATGAAGTCCCTTCCCTTCGGTATACCCAAGCTTATGGTTTCCAGCACCGCGGCCATGCCGGCCTATGCCGGAGGGTACTTCGGGACCAAGGATATTACCATATTACATTCGGTGGTTGATATCGCCGGACTCAACCCCCTCGTAAGGGATATCTTGAAAAGGGGCGCGGGGGCCATTTGCGGCATGGTGGAGGAGGGAAAAGGCTTTACTTCCTTGGGTGGAGATGTCCGGGAAAAGCCCCTCGTCGCCCTCACCGAGTTCAAGTTTTCGGAGAAATGCTGCTCCCTAATCAGGAAACTTCTTCCAGAGCATGGATTCGAAGTGATCCCATTCCATGCCCAGGGGATCAGTGATCAGGCCATGGAGGAGTTGATCGGGGAGGGACTTTTCAAGGGCGTAATGGATATCGTTCCCGCAGGGGTGGCAGAGGAACTCTTGGGAGGAAACCGCGCAGCGGGTCCCAACCGCTTGGAACGGGCCGGTGAGATGGGAATCCCCCAGATCGTTACACCCTGTGGATTTGAGATGCTCAGTTGCGGCCCCCTCGAAAGGGGAGAAAAAAACGATCCCCTCTGGATTTCCAGGAACATCAAGGAAAGGAAAAGTTTCATCCCGGACCCTTTCCGGGTTCAAGCCCGTACCACCGCAGAAGAACTGCAAGAGATCGCCCGAGCAGTCGCTGAAAAGCTGAACCGGGCCAAGGGGCCTGTGGCCTTTCTTATTCCCCGAAGGGGCTGGTCCTCCCTAAGCGAGGAAGGAAGGCCCCTCCATGATCCGGAAACGGATCGGGTCTTTGTGGAAGAACTCAAGGAAAAATTGAATCGGGAGATTCCGGTAATCGAGGTCGATGTCCCTCTAAACTCCCCTGAATTTGCCGAAGAGGCCGTGAAATGGTTCCTGAAACTCACCGGGGAGAAATGA